One stretch of Akkermansia massiliensis DNA includes these proteins:
- the rsmD gene encoding 16S rRNA (guanine(966)-N(2))-methyltransferase RsmD codes for MRIISGKAGGIALSVPKGEVRPTTDRVREALFSILNPLIDHADVLDLFTGSGAFGLEALSRGAGSSRMVDFSRLSCATAKANLAKTGLEGGAVIQGDAVQFVKRELLAGRKYDIVFADPPYCKGPADRDFIVELAEAGIAGLLKDGGVFIAEVQEGWGTGMEGAAEFDGLDLVDTRRYGKNMLLFYRLPEK; via the coding sequence ATGCGTATCATCAGCGGAAAGGCCGGCGGCATAGCACTGTCTGTTCCCAAAGGGGAAGTGCGGCCCACGACCGACCGGGTCAGGGAGGCCCTTTTTTCCATCCTGAACCCGCTGATTGACCATGCCGACGTGCTGGATTTGTTCACCGGCTCCGGAGCCTTCGGCCTGGAAGCCCTCAGCCGCGGGGCAGGGAGCTCCCGCATGGTGGATTTTTCCCGGCTTTCCTGCGCGACGGCCAAGGCCAATCTTGCCAAAACCGGCCTGGAGGGCGGCGCCGTCATCCAGGGAGACGCCGTGCAGTTTGTGAAAAGGGAGCTGCTGGCCGGCAGGAAGTACGACATTGTTTTTGCAGATCCCCCCTACTGCAAGGGCCCGGCGGACCGGGATTTTATTGTGGAGCTGGCGGAGGCCGGAATTGCCGGACTGTTGAAGGACGGCGGCGTGTTTATTGCGGAAGTGCAGGAAGGCTGGGGAACCGGCATGGAAGGCGCCGCGGAGTTTGACGGCCTGGACCTGGTGGATACCCGCCGGTACGGGAAAAATATGCTGTTGTTCTATCGATTGCCTGAGAAGTAA
- the rsgA gene encoding ribosome small subunit-dependent GTPase A, which yields MPVTLQDLGWNDHFQRAFNAVAKPGWVPGRLIRETKINFTALLDGGEDVDAVVSGKLWHDAATDAELPAVGDWVAIDPGEAGDEAVIRAILPRQTCFSRKAPGKSSAEQVLGTNVDTVAVVTEPGTDFNPRRMERYFTLIRRSGAAPLILLNKTDLFSREEVDEAVQALRELSPECSIIGISALHNKGIKEFRKCLSRGKTICIVGSSGVGKSTLVNTLLGDEWLWTGEVNEVTGKGRHTTVARELVLLKHGGLLIDNPGIREIQMWTDEHTLRESFADLTELAQECKFADCSHGTDSGCAIRKAVEEGTLDRERYLNFLNLEDEIARLAKRQKKRQMNVERAGKRDRKVQARNYEDRVELERRHKPNHRSHD from the coding sequence ATGCCCGTCACTCTTCAGGATTTAGGCTGGAACGACCACTTTCAACGCGCTTTCAACGCCGTCGCCAAACCCGGCTGGGTTCCGGGACGCCTCATCCGGGAAACGAAAATCAACTTCACCGCCCTGCTGGACGGCGGGGAAGACGTGGACGCGGTCGTCAGCGGCAAGCTCTGGCATGACGCCGCCACGGATGCGGAACTGCCCGCCGTAGGAGACTGGGTGGCGATTGACCCGGGGGAAGCGGGAGACGAAGCCGTCATACGCGCCATTCTCCCCCGCCAGACCTGTTTTTCCCGCAAAGCTCCGGGAAAAAGCAGCGCGGAACAGGTTCTGGGAACCAATGTGGACACCGTAGCCGTGGTGACGGAGCCGGGAACGGACTTCAACCCCAGGCGCATGGAGCGCTACTTTACGCTCATCCGCCGCAGCGGCGCCGCACCTCTCATCCTGCTCAATAAAACGGACCTTTTCTCCAGGGAGGAAGTGGACGAAGCCGTGCAGGCCCTGCGGGAACTCTCCCCGGAATGCTCCATCATCGGCATCAGCGCCCTGCACAACAAGGGAATCAAGGAATTCCGCAAATGCCTTTCCAGGGGAAAAACCATCTGCATCGTCGGTTCCTCCGGAGTGGGAAAATCCACGCTGGTCAATACCCTGCTGGGGGACGAATGGCTCTGGACGGGGGAAGTGAATGAGGTGACCGGCAAGGGACGCCATACGACCGTGGCGCGCGAACTGGTGCTCCTCAAACACGGCGGCCTGCTGATTGACAATCCCGGAATCCGTGAAATCCAGATGTGGACGGATGAACATACCCTGCGGGAAAGCTTTGCGGATTTGACGGAGCTGGCCCAGGAATGCAAATTTGCGGATTGCAGCCACGGCACGGATTCCGGCTGCGCCATCAGGAAAGCCGTGGAGGAAGGAACGTTGGACAGGGAGCGGTACTTGAATTTCCTGAATCTGGAAGATGAAATCGCGCGGCTTGCCAAACGCCAGAAAAAAAGGCAGATGAACGTGGAACGGGCCGGGAAGAGAGACCGGAAGGTACAGGCCCGGAATTATGAGGACCGCGTGGAACTGGAACGCCGCCACAAGCCCAACCACCGCAGCCATGACTGA
- a CDS encoding polyphosphate kinase 2 family protein, which translates to MIDIPSRLVKRCKKFIEPYRVTDGKGFKLSHYDPGDLGKLDKDSKKEAVDKLEKGIELLEQLQEVLYASESYALLVVLQAMDSAGKDGIVKHVMGGVNPQGCVVSSFKPPSTLERSHDFLWRCVARLPRRGMIGIFNRSYYEEVLSVRVHPEFLAGEGFDPVHAKGAFWKERYRSINNLERHLLANKTRIVKIFLNLSSEEQRKRLLARLDTPHKNWKFSEGDIHEREFWDQYQKAYEEMIRHTSSRDAPWYVVPADNKWYSRLVCMCAIVEALAEMKLEYPKVSGELKAFFPEFREELERPLSGDRD; encoded by the coding sequence ATGATAGATATTCCTTCCCGTCTGGTCAAACGCTGCAAAAAGTTCATTGAGCCGTACCGGGTGACGGACGGCAAGGGGTTCAAGTTATCCCACTATGATCCGGGCGATCTGGGCAAGCTGGACAAGGACAGCAAGAAGGAAGCCGTGGACAAGCTGGAGAAGGGCATTGAGCTGCTGGAACAGCTTCAGGAGGTGCTTTATGCCAGCGAATCCTATGCGCTGCTGGTGGTGCTGCAGGCGATGGATAGCGCGGGCAAGGACGGCATTGTGAAGCATGTGATGGGCGGAGTCAATCCGCAGGGGTGCGTGGTCAGCAGCTTCAAGCCGCCCTCCACGCTGGAACGGAGCCATGATTTCCTGTGGCGGTGCGTGGCCCGTCTTCCCCGGCGGGGAATGATCGGCATTTTCAACCGTTCCTACTATGAAGAAGTGCTGAGCGTGCGCGTGCATCCGGAATTTCTGGCGGGGGAGGGGTTTGATCCCGTCCATGCCAAGGGAGCCTTCTGGAAGGAGAGGTACAGATCCATCAATAATCTGGAACGCCATCTGCTCGCCAACAAGACGCGCATCGTGAAGATATTCCTTAACCTTTCCAGTGAGGAACAGAGAAAGCGCCTTCTGGCGCGGCTGGACACCCCGCACAAGAACTGGAAGTTTTCAGAGGGGGACATCCACGAACGCGAGTTCTGGGACCAGTACCAGAAGGCGTATGAGGAAATGATACGTCATACTTCTTCCCGGGACGCGCCGTGGTATGTGGTGCCGGCGGACAACAAGTGGTATTCCAGGCTTGTCTGCATGTGCGCCATTGTGGAGGCACTGGCGGAAATGAAACTGGAATACCCTAAGGTGTCCGGGGAATTGAAGGCGTTCTTCCCTGAATTCCGGGAGGAACTGGAACGCCCCCTGTCCGGGGACAGGGATTGA
- a CDS encoding 3-deoxy-D-manno-octulosonic acid transferase, with protein MKAFLFSFCYNVLYTLGWLVTLPSYLLKQKRRGGFGTGLMERFGLYRVSYNREPKGVLYVHAVSVGEVVLALKFLRAWLRERGGSAVLATSTATGHDTAVNAQVSGVRVIYAPFDLLGLPGRCFDRFEPEAIVLVEAELWPNFARAAKVRGIPMAMINARMSARSESRYRAFKWVSRYYFSTLDAMGVQDKGDVRRFESVGVRPSIIHVTGSIKFDQQMAERKETNAEFAAILDKLKRGKPVVLAASTHDGEEVLIAEAVRKAGGFPLIVPRHAERRHTVVRELEARGWQCVLRTDGELPETLKDNVCYIADTTGELRDWTALADVAVIGKSFLADGGQNPAEAVACGVPVLTGPHMENFDALVQLLEGVDGITRCDEERLADVLKEMLDNPLLAHAQSSRAQVALKAHFGATARTIRMICIMLKIPV; from the coding sequence ATGAAAGCCTTCCTGTTCTCTTTCTGTTACAATGTCCTGTACACCCTCGGGTGGCTGGTGACGCTGCCTTCCTACCTGCTCAAGCAGAAGAGGCGCGGCGGCTTCGGCACGGGGTTGATGGAGCGCTTCGGCCTGTACCGGGTTTCCTACAACCGGGAGCCGAAGGGGGTGCTGTACGTGCATGCCGTGAGTGTGGGTGAAGTGGTGCTGGCCCTCAAATTTCTCCGGGCGTGGCTCCGGGAGCGCGGCGGTTCCGCGGTGCTGGCCACCAGCACGGCTACGGGGCATGATACGGCGGTGAATGCCCAGGTGTCCGGCGTGCGCGTAATTTATGCCCCCTTTGACCTGCTGGGCCTGCCGGGGAGGTGCTTTGACCGTTTTGAACCGGAAGCCATTGTGTTGGTAGAGGCGGAATTATGGCCGAACTTTGCCCGCGCCGCCAAGGTGCGGGGCATTCCCATGGCGATGATCAATGCCCGAATGTCCGCCAGGTCCGAGAGCCGCTACCGCGCTTTTAAATGGGTGTCACGATATTATTTTTCCACGCTGGACGCCATGGGCGTGCAGGACAAGGGAGACGTCCGGAGGTTTGAATCCGTGGGGGTGCGCCCCTCCATCATCCATGTGACGGGCAGCATCAAGTTTGACCAGCAGATGGCGGAGCGCAAGGAAACCAATGCGGAGTTTGCCGCCATTCTGGACAAGCTGAAGCGCGGCAAGCCCGTGGTGCTGGCCGCCAGCACGCATGACGGGGAGGAAGTGCTGATTGCGGAGGCCGTGCGCAAGGCGGGAGGCTTCCCCTTGATAGTTCCCCGGCATGCGGAACGCCGCCATACGGTGGTGCGTGAGTTGGAGGCCCGCGGCTGGCAGTGCGTGCTGCGGACGGATGGCGAGCTTCCGGAAACCCTGAAGGACAATGTCTGCTACATTGCGGATACGACCGGAGAATTGAGGGATTGGACCGCGCTGGCGGATGTGGCCGTGATCGGCAAGAGCTTTCTGGCGGACGGCGGCCAGAATCCGGCGGAGGCCGTTGCCTGCGGCGTGCCCGTGCTGACGGGGCCGCACATGGAGAATTTCGATGCGCTGGTCCAGCTGCTTGAGGGCGTGGACGGCATTACCCGGTGCGATGAGGAGCGTCTGGCGGACGTGCTCAAGGAGATGCTGGACAATCCGCTGCTGGCCCATGCCCAGTCCTCCCGCGCGCAGGTGGCGTTGAAAGCCCATTTCGGCGCTACGGCCCGCACCATCCGCATGATCTGCATCATGCTCAAGATTCCCGTTTAA
- a CDS encoding retropepsin-like aspartic protease has protein sequence MLFPCSLFRASAALLALGALPLSAAEQPDPAQARPVVSITDLNPVRLTRDAHSKLLVAQCTINGVPCNLIVDTAASHTTFDIKFIKKNFPGLPLENAQIAPGSNVNTVPQLFAMKSFSIGGLHIKNFFGLAMDLTPLQKDMQVRVDGILGINYLGFSPFLLSVRDASLQFLERSRFPSQNMKPLEVERHPSGIFYVRCSRGGDAFLLALDSGSSLSLAPLEQWPADPNGNQLTAKASDINGHSGDRNVMKLGIPSTLRMGPDFQMDGLSFAVTGTGGRCQIGVDTLQHFDIIIDAPQGEVFALPLHSKPEARGQKAPAVKRES, from the coding sequence ATGCTCTTCCCATGCAGCCTTTTCCGCGCTTCCGCGGCCCTTCTGGCATTGGGCGCGCTTCCTCTCTCCGCAGCGGAACAGCCGGACCCCGCCCAAGCCAGGCCCGTCGTTTCCATCACGGACCTGAACCCCGTCCGGCTGACGAGAGACGCCCACAGCAAACTTCTTGTGGCGCAATGCACCATTAACGGCGTTCCATGCAATCTCATTGTGGACACGGCGGCCTCCCACACCACGTTTGACATCAAATTCATCAAGAAGAATTTCCCCGGCCTGCCGCTTGAAAACGCGCAGATCGCCCCCGGCTCCAACGTCAACACCGTTCCCCAGCTTTTCGCCATGAAGTCCTTCTCCATCGGAGGGCTTCACATTAAAAACTTCTTCGGCCTCGCCATGGACCTCACCCCCCTTCAAAAAGATATGCAGGTCAGGGTGGACGGCATTCTGGGAATCAACTACCTGGGCTTCTCCCCGTTCCTGCTGTCCGTCAGGGATGCTTCCCTCCAATTTCTGGAACGCTCCCGCTTTCCCTCCCAGAACATGAAGCCGCTGGAAGTGGAACGCCACCCATCCGGAATTTTCTATGTCCGCTGCTCCCGGGGAGGAGACGCCTTCCTGCTGGCCCTTGATTCCGGTTCTTCCCTTTCCCTGGCCCCGCTGGAACAGTGGCCCGCGGACCCAAATGGAAACCAGCTCACGGCCAAGGCCTCCGACATCAACGGACACAGCGGGGACCGCAACGTCATGAAGCTGGGCATACCCTCCACCCTCCGCATGGGGCCGGACTTCCAGATGGACGGCCTTTCCTTCGCCGTGACGGGAACAGGCGGCAGATGCCAGATAGGCGTGGACACCCTCCAGCACTTTGACATCATCATTGACGCGCCGCAGGGGGAAGTCTTCGCCCTGCCGCTCCATTCCAAGCCGGAGGCCCGCGGACAAAAGGCTCCCGCCGTTAAACGGGAATCTTGA